One window of the Candidatus Zymogenus saltonus genome contains the following:
- a CDS encoding D-alanine--D-alanine ligase, which translates to MEKLKTGVLFGGRSGEHEVSLVSATSVIGALVASGFEVVPIGISKEGRWYTGDGVMDFLKGKESFGEVHPAVLLPDAEGGLLRWNEGREEVMLDVAFPVLHGPFGEDGTVQGLLELSGVPYVGCGVLASSLAMDKAVSKELFKARGLNVADCVWFSSGRWENDEDSVVREIEDKIGYPVFVKPANMGSSVGVFKVHDRNELSDAVPAAAEYDRKLIVEAGIADAMEIEVSILGNDDPTASVPGEIIPSNEFYDYDAKYVDGKSKEKIPADLPEGVSKKVREMAIEAFKAVDGAGLARVDFLVTRKNHEIFLNEINTMPGFTSISMYPKLWEATGIPYTELVGRLVELALERGGMKGKLLTSYKPKEDWYK; encoded by the coding sequence GTGGAAAAGTTGAAGACGGGCGTTCTTTTCGGCGGGAGGTCGGGCGAGCACGAGGTGTCGCTGGTGTCGGCCACATCGGTCATCGGCGCCCTCGTAGCCTCCGGCTTCGAGGTAGTACCAATCGGTATATCCAAGGAGGGGCGGTGGTACACCGGGGACGGGGTCATGGATTTCCTAAAAGGAAAGGAGTCTTTCGGAGAGGTCCACCCAGCGGTCCTCCTCCCGGACGCGGAGGGGGGGCTTTTAAGGTGGAACGAGGGGAGGGAAGAGGTGATGCTGGACGTGGCCTTTCCCGTTCTCCACGGGCCCTTCGGAGAGGACGGGACGGTACAGGGGCTTCTGGAGCTGAGCGGGGTCCCGTACGTGGGGTGCGGCGTCCTGGCCTCCTCCCTTGCGATGGACAAGGCCGTCTCCAAGGAGCTTTTCAAGGCGAGGGGGCTGAACGTCGCCGACTGCGTCTGGTTTTCGTCCGGGAGGTGGGAGAACGATGAGGACTCCGTTGTAAGGGAGATAGAGGATAAAATAGGCTACCCCGTCTTCGTCAAGCCGGCGAATATGGGATCTTCCGTGGGGGTCTTCAAGGTTCACGACAGAAATGAGCTCTCGGACGCCGTCCCCGCGGCGGCGGAATACGACAGGAAGTTGATCGTCGAGGCGGGAATTGCCGACGCCATGGAGATCGAGGTCTCGATCCTCGGAAACGACGACCCGACAGCCTCCGTCCCGGGGGAGATCATCCCGTCAAACGAGTTCTACGACTACGACGCGAAATACGTGGACGGAAAATCGAAGGAGAAGATCCCGGCCGATCTGCCGGAGGGTGTGTCGAAGAAGGTCAGGGAGATGGCGATCGAGGCGTTCAAGGCCGTTGACGGAGCGGGGCTCGCCCGGGTCGACTTTCTGGTGACGAGAAAAAATCACGAGATATTCTTGAACGAGATAAACACCATGCCCGGCTTCACGTCGATCTCCATGTACCCGAAGCTCTGGGAGGCGACCGGTATTCCGTACACCGAGCTTGTGGGGAGGCTTGTCGAGCTCGCCCTTGAGCGGGGGGGGATGAAGGGGAAGCTCCTTACGTCTTACAAGCCTAAGGAGGACTGGTACAAATAG